One Cryptomeria japonica chromosome 9, Sugi_1.0, whole genome shotgun sequence genomic window carries:
- the LOC131039475 gene encoding protein EDS1-like, with amino-acid sequence MRLCCPSYFIPWLVLKVRLPVFNSHTNVVNLEGLQNLPLSQGAAQSSAMEIQLNALGIGIQSTRARLALRAAGEAEHKLEDNRNKLKDELAKLLAEGRGKDAGHMVQVRDYRKKRLSKNIIGYYDAFREKKEKEDFQANLNRLNLAAFYDKLEDMVETHQVPDDFQFIEDLIKEGTEYRLLVEPLDASYYRLGKHEDSRHYIRNARSRRYKALEKWLADIKSDEKKRDVINSLQGITKDSLFWANVEEVSWIMSNPRENLEVKTKRCTETM; translated from the exons ATGAGGCTGTGCTGCCCATCCTATTTTATTCCTTGGCTAGTGCTCAAGGTCAGGCTTCCAGTCTTCAATTCCCACACAAACGTCGTCAATTTGGAAGGGCTTCAGAATCTTCCATTATCACAAGGTGCAGCACAATCTTCTGCCATGGAAATCCAACTGAATGCTCTTGGAATCGGCATTCAG AGCACAAGAGCTAGACTTGCACTGAGAGCTGCAGGAGAGGCAGAACATAAGCTCGAAGACAACCGCAACAAATTAAAGGATGAACTGGCAAAGTTGTTAGCAGAAGGGCGTGGCAAGGACGCAGGACATATGGTACAAGTGAGAGATTATAGAAAGAAACGTTTGAGCAAGAACATCATTGGATACTATGACGCTTTCAGGGAAAAAAAGGAGAAGGAAGATTTTCAGGCCAACCTTAACAGGCTTAACCTTGCCGCCTTTTATGACAAGCTAGAAGATATGGTGGAGACCCACCAGGTGCCTGACGACTTTCAATTCATTGAAGATTTGATAAAAGAAGGAACAGAATACAGGCTTCTGGTCGAGCCTCTGGATGCTAGTTATTACAGGCTGGGCAAGCATGAGGATTCGAGACATTATATTAGAAATGCAAGGTCTCGTCGTTATAAAGCCCTTGAAAAGTGGTTGGCAGACATAAAATCCGATGAAAAGAAGCGAGATGTGATTAATAGTCTCCAAGGTATAACAAAGGACTCCTTATTCTGGGctaatgttgaagaagtttcatgGATAATGAGTAATCCAAGGGAAAATCTAGAAGTAAAGACGAAGAGGTGTACCGAAACTATGTGA